From the genome of Impatiens glandulifera chromosome 9, dImpGla2.1, whole genome shotgun sequence, one region includes:
- the LOC124914178 gene encoding beta-galactosidase 13-like produces MHISRCIWAFVFLSSFPLFSSIIDAKKSISVVYDGRSLIIDGSRQLLFSGSIHYTRSPPEMWPDLIRKAKQGGLNVIETYVFWNVHEPVQGQWNFEGKYDLVKFLKLIHDSGLYVVLRVGPFIEAEWNHGGLPYWLREVPDIIFRSDNEPFKYHMKKYTEKIISMMKNESLFAPQGGPIILTQIENEYNNVQLAYREKGLNYIQWAGNMALDLKTGVPWIMCKQRDAPGPIINTCNGRQCGDTFTGPNSPNKPSLWTENWTAQYRVFGDPPSQRSAEDIAYSVARFFSKNGTLTNYYMYHGGTNFGRTTSTFVTTRYYDEAPLDEFGLKREPKFGHLRDLHRALKLSKKALLWGTTHAQMISQDIEIRTYEKAGTSICAAFINNNNTKISATVNFRGRKYFLPPRSISILPDCKTVVYNTQTIVAQHSSRKFHQSKKASNLKWEMHQESVPEIDDLKIKNKMPLELYNTTKDTSDYLWYSTSIEVDDSDMPMRNDIHPVIQVANLGHAMVAFVNGEYIGFGHGSNVEKSFVFNKPINLKPGKNHISLLASTTGLPDAGAYMEKRYAGVRAVTIQGLNFGTVDITPNNWGHEVGVKGENQHIYKEHRINKVQWSQVKGTEQQPITWYKTYFESPEGNNPVAVRMTSMGKGMIWVNGISIGRYWVNYLSPIGQPSQSEYHIPRAFLKKEEGKKNLMVVFEEVGGNPDGIEIQIVNRDTICSYITENHPPSVHSWTNKAGLVQTKVDDLKTGAHLTCPGNKIIKHVEFASFGDPSGSCEKYVYGNCTSPNSLKVVEQYCLGKKKCSIPLDRGIFDNKNNDKCPGIGKVLAVQVRCGHDKSSN; encoded by the exons ATGCATATATCAAGATGCATTTGGGCATTCGTCTTTCTCTCATCCTTTCCCCTCTTTTCTTCAATTATCGATGCTAAGAAATCGATTAGTGTTGTCTATGATGGCCGTTCATTGATTATCGATGGATCACGACAACTTCTCTTCTCTGGTTCAATCCATTATACTCGAAGCCCTCCTGag ATGTGGCCGGATCTCATAAGGAAGGCTAAACAAGGAGGATTGAATGTCATTGAAACCTACGTTTTCTGGAATGTTCATGAACCTGTACAGGGTCAG TGGAATTTTGAGGGGAAGTATGACTTGGTGAAGTTCCTGAAACTGATTCATGATTCTGGTTTGTACGTTGTTCTTAGGGTTGGCCCATTCATTGAGGCCGAATGGAATCATGG AGGATTACCTTACTGGCTAAGGGAGGTTCCAGATATCATATTCCGTTCGGATAATGAGCCATTCAAG TATCATATGAAGAAATATACAGAAAAGATCATTTCTATGATGAAGAATGAAAGCCTATTTGCACCTCAAGGAGGACCCATCATACTTACTCAG ATTGAGAATGAGTACAACAATGTCCAATTGGCATACCGGGAAAAGGGTCTAAATTATATTCAGTGGGCAGGAAACATGGCTCTTGATTTAAAAACTGGAGTTCCATGGATCATGTGCAAGCAAAGAGATGCTCCAGGCCCAATT ATAAATACATGCAATGGGAGGCAATGTGGAGATACATTTACTGGTCCTAATAGTCCTAACAAGCCTAGTCTTTGGACTGAAAACTGGACTGCTCa GTATCGTGTATTCGGAGATCCACCATCTCAAAGATCAGCCGAGGACATTGCCTATAGCGTTGCCCGGTTCTTCTCAAAGAATGGAACACTCACCAATTACTACATG TATCATGGTGGGACGAACTttggaagaacaacctcaacctTTGTCACAACTCGCTATTATGACGAAGCTCCACTTGATGAATTCG GGTTGAAGAGGGAACCAAAATTTGGTCACCTTAGGGACTTGCATAGAGCCTTGAAATTGTCAAAAAAAGCTCTTCTTTGGGGAACTACTCATGCTCAAATGATTAGTCAAGACATTGAG ATTCGGACGTATGAGAAGGCTGGAACAAGTATTTGCGCGGCTTTCATAAACAATAATAACACGAAGATATCTGCTACAGTTAACTTCAGGGGTCGGAAATATTTCCTCCCACCAAGATCTATCAGCATCCTTCCTGACTGCAAAACTGTAGTTTACAACACTCAAACg ATTGTTGCACAACACAGTTCAAGGAAATTCCACCAATCTAAGAAAGCAAGCAACCTGAAATGGGAAATGCATCAAGAGAGTGTCCCAGAAATTGAtgacttaaaaattaaaaataagatgcCTTTGGAACTTTATAATACTACAAAGGATACCTCAGACTATTTATGGTACAGTACCAG CATCGAGGTTGATGATTCTGACATGCCAATGCGCAATGATATTCATCCTGTCATACAGGTTGCCAATCTTGGGCATGCCATGGTTGCATTTGTTAATGGAGAATATATTG GATTTGGACATGGAAGCAATGTAGAAAAGAGCTTTGTCTTTAACAAACCGATCAACCTGAAGCCGGGAAAGAATCACATTTCGTTGTTGGCTAGCACAACAGGACTCCCG GATGCTGGAGCTTATATGGAAAAGAGATATGCCGGAGTTCGTGCTGTAACTATTCAAGGCTTGAATTTTGGAACTGTTGATATCACACCCAACAATTGGGGTCATGAGGTCGGTGTAAAGGGAGAGAATCAACATATTTACAAAGAACATAGAATAAACAAAGTCCAGTGGAGTCAAGTTAAGGGTACAGAACAACAACCAATTACATGGTAcaag ACATACTTTGAGAGTCCTGAAGGAAACAACCCTGTTGCTGTCCGAATGACATCAATGGGAAAAGGAATGATTTGGGTGAATGGAATTAGCATTGGTCGTTATTGGGTGAATTATCTGTCTCCAATTGGACAACCTTCCCAATCCGAGTATCACATTCCAAGAGCTTTtcttaaaaaagaagaaggaaagaaGAACTTAATGGTAGTTTTCGAAGAAGTAGGAGGTAACCCAGATGGAATTGAGATCCAAATAGTCAATAGGGACACAATCTGCAGTTATATAACTGAGAATCATCCACCAAGTGTCCATTCTTGGACTAACAAAGCTGGGCTAGTTCAGACCAAAGTTGATGATCTGAAAACAGGAGCTCATTTGACTTGCCCGGGTAATAAGATCATCAAGCATGTCGAATTTGCTAGCTTTGGTGATCCTTCTGGTTCATGTGAGAAGTATGTCTACGGAAATTGTACTTCTCCTAACAGTTTGAAAGTTGTTGAACAG TATTGTTTGGGGAAGAAGAAGTGCTCAATTCCGCTGGACAGAGGGATATTCGATAACAAGAACAACGACAAATGCCCTGGCATAGGGAAAGTGTTGGCTGTTCAGGTGAGGTGTGGCCATGATAAATCATCCAATTGA
- the LOC124916639 gene encoding myb-related protein 308-like → MGRSPCCEKAHTNKGAWTKEEDDRLISYIRSHGEGCWRSLPKAAGLLRCGKSCRLRWINYLRPDLKRGNFTDEEDELIIKLHSLLGNKWSLIAGRLPGRTDNEIKNYWNTHIRRKLMNRGIDPVTHRTINDPPQPAPAMSPENMVTTISFANPIIINKDEDRKPKLGRLINHEVEKCPDLNLELRISPPVLNHHHHHHRNLCFSCSLGIEKGKDCNCGGGDGGGESRNMISCVNSATSNYEFLGLRSSNGHMLDYRSLKMKL, encoded by the exons ATGGGAAGATCTCCTTGTTGTGAAAAAGCTCACACAAATAAAGGAGCATGGACTAAGGAAGAAGACGATCGTCTCATTTCTTACATCCGTTCTCACGGCGAAGGCTGCTGGCGTTCTCTCCCTAAAGCCGCCGGTCTCCTCCGATGCGGCAAGAGCTGCCGTCTCCGGTGGATCAATTACTTACGTCCCGATCTCAAACGTGGTAATTTCACcgacgaagaagatgaactTATCATCAAATTACACAGCCTCCTTGGCAATAA ATGGTCCTTGATTGCTGGAAGATTACCTGGAAGAACAGATAACGAGATTAAGAATTACTGGAATACCCATATCAGAAGGAAGCTTATGAACAGAGGAATAGACCCGGTTACTCATCGTACCATTAATGACCCACCTCAACCGGCGCCGGCGATGTCGCCGGAGAATATGGTTACCACTATATCGTTTGCTAATCCGATAATTATAAACAAAGATGAAGAcagaaaacccaaattaggaaGATTGATTAATCATGAAGTAGAGAAATGCCCGGATTTGAACCTTGAGCTTAGAATAAGTCCGCCGGTActgaatcatcatcatcatcatcatcggaATTTATGTTTTTCATGCAGTTTGGGGATTGAGAAAGGGAAGGATTGTAATTGTGGCGGCGGCGATGGCGGCGGCGAATCGAGAAATATGATAAGTTGTGTTAATTCTGCAActtctaattatgaattcttgGGGTTGAGAAGTAGTAACGGTCATATGTTGGATTATAGAAGCTTGAAGATGAAGTTGTAG